In the Chloroflexota bacterium genome, one interval contains:
- a CDS encoding CHAT domain-containing protein, whose amino-acid sequence MADIVIRFWRQTYYDDPRVFQAQAIHSPVPIQTGEFRVDIGRQLDDLREALETEIRLSQFFEGSNASTTSIQTNLGLQLFGLLPLSFQASLPRAVQAVATRRNILRLVLEAETGDSAVNLLSLPWELLFHRTPLFAAHSSQLRIVRRIRGAARRSASQLRHPLQLVHVVAEPAEWPIDPQLRATEQDAIRDAVPAGKYTLVTDPGSLERLRTAVEQRQANTIHFLGHGVSRAPNGTEGHLLFAGPNGETQHITGGQLQHVLGSAAGIQLVVLSACGSGSTGGVALDMARSGFPYVVAMQGPITQEAAGVFIPEFYAALQAQGDVASAVAAGRSALATRLSRTLDWCLPILYVNEGIEDETQLSGLVTTVGGWLGQPDILHQLAYGNAMFGAMHLLTGSMLWLSDRHPRLPDSQVMAVLTAIAGAAALLQACLACVKLNVGGSNRPREAPQQPGERIALFLRAWAASAMGVGMGMIYVGMASVLLAGLGTWAEWSILAQGVALSFGLLALLLLGYQQSLGHTQGILNSARVSPLAPDWREGLLIIAGYVLLCMPWAAVQLMAELISPPMGNLLIGGICLALAALLERDPRT is encoded by the coding sequence GTGGCTGATATCGTCATTCGCTTCTGGCGGCAGACCTATTACGACGATCCGCGGGTCTTTCAGGCACAGGCGATCCACAGCCCGGTGCCCATTCAAACCGGCGAGTTCCGCGTAGATATCGGGCGCCAGCTTGACGATCTGCGCGAGGCGTTGGAAACCGAGATCCGACTCAGCCAGTTCTTCGAGGGATCGAATGCAAGTACCACGTCAATCCAGACCAATCTGGGACTCCAGCTCTTCGGCCTGCTCCCGCTGTCATTTCAGGCCAGCCTGCCACGCGCCGTGCAAGCGGTTGCCACGCGCCGGAACATCCTGCGTCTGGTGCTGGAAGCTGAGACCGGCGACTCCGCCGTAAACCTCCTCAGCCTGCCATGGGAACTGCTGTTCCATCGTACCCCGCTGTTCGCAGCACACTCCTCTCAGCTGCGCATCGTCCGTCGCATTCGAGGCGCCGCGCGGCGTTCAGCGTCGCAGCTCAGACACCCGCTGCAGCTCGTCCACGTGGTGGCTGAACCCGCAGAATGGCCGATCGATCCGCAACTGCGTGCCACCGAGCAGGACGCCATTCGCGACGCAGTGCCAGCCGGAAAGTATACGTTGGTAACTGATCCGGGTTCACTGGAGCGTTTACGCACCGCCGTGGAGCAACGCCAGGCAAACACGATTCACTTTCTCGGGCACGGGGTATCCCGCGCACCGAACGGAACCGAAGGGCACCTGCTATTCGCCGGTCCAAATGGAGAAACACAGCATATTACGGGCGGACAGCTGCAGCACGTACTCGGCAGTGCGGCAGGTATTCAACTCGTGGTTCTGAGCGCATGCGGGAGCGGATCGACAGGCGGAGTGGCGCTAGACATGGCGCGCAGTGGATTCCCGTATGTGGTGGCTATGCAGGGGCCAATAACACAGGAAGCCGCTGGCGTGTTCATCCCGGAGTTTTATGCAGCCCTGCAGGCTCAGGGCGATGTTGCTTCCGCGGTAGCCGCAGGCCGTTCGGCGCTAGCGACCCGGTTGTCCCGGACGCTGGATTGGTGCCTCCCCATTCTGTATGTCAACGAAGGTATAGAAGACGAAACCCAGCTCTCGGGGTTGGTCACAACGGTTGGCGGCTGGCTCGGCCAACCGGATATTCTGCACCAGCTAGCTTATGGCAATGCGATGTTCGGTGCCATGCACCTCCTCACCGGCTCTATGCTGTGGCTTAGCGACCGTCATCCCCGACTGCCGGATTCGCAGGTCATGGCGGTGCTGACAGCCATTGCGGGAGCAGCGGCGTTGTTGCAGGCATGTTTGGCGTGCGTGAAATTGAACGTCGGCGGCAGCAACCGTCCGCGAGAGGCACCTCAGCAACCGGGCGAGCGCATTGCCCTGTTCTTGCGCGCCTGGGCCGCATCGGCCATGGGCGTTGGCATGGGGATGATCTACGTGGGAATGGCCAGCGTGCTGCTTGCGGGGCTGGGAACTTGGGCCGAGTGGAGCATTCTGGCACAAGGTGTGGCTTTGTCATTCGGCTTACTCGCTTTACTGCTACTTGGCTACCAGCAATCGCTCGGCCACACACAGGGAATCCTCAATAGCGCCCGAGTGTCGCCTCTTGCTCCCGACTGGCGTGAAGGACTGCTTATCATAGCGGGTTATGTGCTGCTATGCATGCCCTGGGCTGCTGTCCAACTGATGGCCGAACTGATCTCGCCTCCCATGGGCAACCTGCTGATCGGCGGCATCTGTCTAGCCCTGGCAGCCTTGTTGGAGCGGGATCCGAGAACGTGA